In one window of Macadamia integrifolia cultivar HAES 741 chromosome 2, SCU_Mint_v3, whole genome shotgun sequence DNA:
- the LOC122093587 gene encoding ribosomal protein S14, mitochondrial produces MSEKRNIRDHKRRLLAAKYELRRKLYKAFCKDPDLPSDMRDKHRYKLSKLPRNSSFARVRNRCIFTGRPRSVYEFFRISRIVFRGLASRGSLMGIKKSSW; encoded by the coding sequence ATGTCGGAGAAGCGAAATATACGAGATCACAAACGTAGATTGCTCGCGGCTAAATATGAATTGAGACGAAAGCTTTATAAAGCCTTTTGTAAAGATCCCGATCTTCCTAGTGATATGCGGGACAAACATCGTTATAAGTTGTCCAAGTTGCCAAGAAATAGTTCCTTTGCACGAGTAAGAAACCGATGTATTTTCACTGGTCGCCCTCGTTCCGTATATGAGTTCTTTCGAATTTCTCGTATCGTTTTTCGTGGATTAGCATCTCGAGGTTCTTTGATGGGCATAAAGAAATCGTCTTGGTAG
- the LOC122090935 gene encoding 60S ribosomal protein L5, mitochondrial-like, with product MFPLHFHYEDVSRQDPLLKPNHANVMEVPGSCEIRVVPKAPSDFRIKNGKLAMEIPRGQRFIQTQRGSTGKSFRSNPFLGSEKDKKGDVSDLARQSTLRGHGMSNFSVRISTVMSLLDSPVEIRENSIQFSMETEFCEFSPELEDHFEIFEHIRGFNVTIVTSANTQDETLPPWSGFLQKDEGETQ from the coding sequence ATGTTTCCACTCCATTTTCATTACGAAGATGTCTCACGTCAGGATCCGTTGCTCAAACCGAATCACGCCAACGTTATGGAAGTTCCTGGATCGTGTGAAATAAGAGTAGTACCAAAGGCACCCTCTGATTTCAGaatcaaaaatggaaaattggCTATGGAGATTCCGCGCGGTCAGAGATTCATACAGACACAAAGGGGTTCGACAGGAAAGTCGTTTCGATCCAATCCATTCTTGGGGTCcgaaaaagacaaaaaaggagATGTCAGTGACCTAGCACGACAAAGCACTCTCCGAGGGCATGGAATGTCTAATTTTTCGGTCAGAATCTCGACAGTAATGTCTCTGTTAGATTCTCCGGTCGAAATACGGGAAAACTCCATTCAATTCTCGATGGAAACGGAGTTTTGCGAATTCTCCCCGGAACTGGAAGATCATTTCGAGATCTTCGAACATATTCGAGGGTTCAATGTGACTATTGTCACTTCGGCCAACACACAAGATGAGACTTTACCACCGTGGAGCGGCTTTTTGCAAAAAGATGAGGGGGAAACTCAGTAA